Proteins co-encoded in one Jeotgalibacillus malaysiensis genomic window:
- a CDS encoding histidine kinase: protein MIRKFLIERISWILLILLLLLLAIVIAYLDPSLAISSMMYYVFLSLVITAVFITVRYFKETPFYKELDLRDASTDLSSFPEPNSPFESSIYEQVTASLEHLEKEASSNKVLLEQEKDELMSWIHEVKTPLTALKLIIDRTEDAKLKSELMYEWLRIHYLLDQQLHQKRIPFIENDLFIEKVELEPLIYSEIHTLRSWCLKKKIGFEIELGDTHVLSDAKWLSFILRQLLTNAVKYSSEGSDITIQSSEQSGQTILTIADHGRGIDPRDLPRIFEKGFTSTANHDQHATGMGLYLAKKAAAPLEINISVQSKPGSGTTMTLTFSKENEFLNIQGV from the coding sequence ATGATAAGAAAGTTTCTAATTGAAAGGATCAGCTGGATTCTGTTAATTTTACTATTACTGCTTTTAGCAATAGTCATTGCCTACCTTGACCCTTCCCTCGCGATCAGTTCAATGATGTATTATGTGTTTCTGTCCCTCGTGATCACTGCTGTGTTTATCACGGTACGCTATTTCAAAGAGACGCCCTTTTATAAAGAACTGGATTTACGAGATGCTTCAACGGATCTTTCTAGCTTTCCTGAACCAAACAGCCCGTTCGAATCATCGATTTATGAGCAAGTGACCGCCTCATTAGAACATCTTGAAAAAGAGGCTTCTTCAAATAAGGTACTGCTTGAACAGGAAAAGGATGAGCTGATGTCCTGGATTCACGAAGTCAAAACGCCATTGACTGCGCTGAAGTTAATCATAGACCGGACAGAAGATGCAAAGCTTAAGTCAGAGCTGATGTACGAATGGCTGAGAATCCATTATCTCCTTGATCAGCAGCTGCATCAAAAGCGAATTCCATTCATTGAGAACGATCTGTTTATTGAAAAAGTTGAGCTTGAACCGCTGATCTATAGTGAAATACATACGCTGCGCTCCTGGTGCCTGAAAAAGAAAATCGGGTTTGAAATAGAGCTTGGCGATACACATGTGCTGTCAGATGCAAAGTGGCTATCCTTTATTCTACGTCAGCTGTTAACAAACGCTGTAAAGTATAGCAGTGAGGGCTCAGACATTACAATACAGTCATCAGAGCAATCCGGTCAGACCATCCTTACTATAGCGGATCACGGCCGCGGGATTGACCCGCGCGACCTGCCGAGAATTTTTGAAAAAGGCTTTACCTCTACTGCCAATCACGATCAGCATGCGACAGGAATGGGATTGTATTTAGCAAAAAAAGCTGCCGCTCCACTTGAAATTAACATATCTGTTCAATCAAAGCCCGGATCCGGTACAACGATGACGCTGACCTTTTCAAAAGAAAATGAATTTCTCAACATCCAGGGCGTGTGA
- a CDS encoding PhoB family transcriptional regulator: MFKILLIEDDETLFKEIKERLTAWQYDVHGVKDFQRVMESFAEVQPDLVIIDIQLPKFDGFHWCRMIREHSNVPIVFLSSRDHPTDMVMSMNLGADDFIQKPFHFEVLIAKVQAILRRVYNYSTTTLDLRTWMGATIDMESNRVKSDQGVIELTKNEIFILKLLVERKNKVVSREDLMNLLWDDHRFVSDNTLTVNVNRLRKKLAEIGLGEAIETKVGQGYIALEQVEK; this comes from the coding sequence TTGTTTAAGATTCTATTAATCGAAGATGATGAAACGCTATTTAAAGAGATAAAAGAGCGGCTGACAGCCTGGCAGTATGACGTGCATGGGGTGAAAGACTTCCAGAGGGTCATGGAAAGCTTTGCTGAGGTCCAGCCGGATCTGGTGATTATTGATATTCAGCTACCTAAATTTGATGGTTTCCACTGGTGCAGGATGATCCGTGAGCATTCGAATGTTCCGATTGTTTTCCTGTCTTCTCGTGATCACCCGACTGATATGGTCATGTCGATGAATCTTGGGGCGGATGATTTTATTCAGAAGCCATTCCACTTTGAAGTACTGATTGCGAAGGTTCAAGCCATTTTGCGACGGGTGTATAACTACAGCACAACGACTTTAGACCTCAGAACGTGGATGGGTGCTACGATTGATATGGAAAGTAACCGCGTGAAAAGTGATCAGGGAGTGATTGAGCTCACTAAAAATGAAATCTTCATTCTGAAACTGCTGGTTGAGCGTAAAAATAAAGTCGTCAGCAGGGAGGATTTAATGAACCTCCTGTGGGATGATCACCGTTTTGTCAGTGATAACACGCTGACTGTGAATGTGAACAGACTGCGAAAGAAACTCGCTGAGATTGGCCTTGGAGAAGCGATTGAAACGAAGGTTGGTCAGGGGTATATTGCGCTTGAGCAGGTGGAGAAATGA
- a CDS encoding bacitracin ABC transporter permease produces the protein MSINQLIFRSFRKNLKSYYLYVFALIFSAALYFAFVTLQFDPSMDQTSGSVRGEAGIRAASVLLIGIVSIFLLYANNLFIKRRSKEIGLFQLIGMTKNRIFGILSAENLLLYYSSLVVGTALGFAISKLVAMIFFRLTGVDETATLNFSGQAFLQTFLVFSAVYLLIMLMNFLYIKRQSILSLFHVKSKAESKVKKMSIFEILIGLLGIILIGTGYYVSARLFDGDFASMTQLFTAMVFILASVIIGTYFFYKGSVSFISNLIRKKKGGYLNINEVMSLSSIMFRMKSNAMLLTIITTVSALSIGLLSLSYISYYSAERSAQTSAPDDFTFTTEENAEAFGSVLSENGIAYSEKQIDVIQADIGIEEIVGTEFENMAFDAERVNMPVVSDQQVAGVDVSIDEILFSGSSDAIQALMNLQNEGTLTLYTATDEIEKEYAGLRDDYVLPSIFTGGLPAVVVDEAVYDMLAVDVDEELQREASLYVGLTLEDPESVEKADELFHSMPFSDEAGNASQYSMERMQKLSMGFIMFVVGFLGLTFLITSGCILYFKQVEEGDEEQPNYRILRKLGFTRQDLLKGILQKQIINFGIPLAVGLLHSYFAVRSGWFFFGTELWTPMIIVMVLYAGLYSIFGILSVVYYKKVIRTAL, from the coding sequence ATGAGCATTAATCAGCTGATCTTTCGCAGCTTCAGGAAGAACTTAAAAAGCTATTACCTGTACGTTTTTGCACTGATCTTCAGTGCCGCTCTCTATTTTGCATTTGTCACACTGCAGTTTGACCCTTCAATGGATCAAACCTCAGGGTCAGTCAGAGGTGAAGCAGGAATCAGGGCTGCTTCTGTCCTGTTAATCGGAATTGTCTCGATCTTTTTGCTATATGCAAATAACTTATTTATTAAACGCCGGAGTAAAGAGATTGGCCTGTTTCAACTGATTGGTATGACGAAAAATCGGATTTTCGGTATTTTGAGTGCTGAAAACTTATTACTCTATTACAGCTCTCTAGTCGTTGGAACAGCGCTCGGCTTTGCCATTTCCAAGTTAGTGGCGATGATCTTTTTCAGGTTAACAGGCGTGGATGAAACAGCGACCCTAAACTTTTCAGGCCAGGCATTTCTTCAGACATTCCTTGTATTCAGTGCTGTTTATCTATTGATCATGCTGATGAATTTTCTTTATATCAAACGCCAGAGCATCCTCTCACTTTTTCATGTGAAAAGTAAGGCTGAAAGCAAAGTGAAAAAGATGTCTATCTTTGAAATTTTAATTGGACTGCTTGGGATCATTCTGATCGGCACAGGCTATTATGTATCCGCACGCCTTTTTGATGGAGATTTTGCATCGATGACTCAATTGTTCACTGCAATGGTCTTTATCCTTGCGAGTGTCATTATCGGAACATACTTTTTCTATAAAGGTTCAGTCAGCTTTATTTCCAATCTGATCAGAAAAAAGAAAGGTGGTTACCTGAACATTAATGAGGTGATGTCGCTCTCTTCTATCATGTTCCGGATGAAATCTAATGCAATGCTGTTGACCATTATCACAACCGTATCAGCACTTTCAATCGGGCTGTTATCGCTAAGCTACATTTCCTATTACTCTGCTGAAAGATCAGCTCAGACCTCTGCTCCAGACGATTTTACATTTACTACCGAAGAAAATGCAGAGGCATTTGGCAGCGTCTTAAGTGAAAACGGCATTGCTTATAGCGAAAAGCAGATTGATGTGATCCAGGCAGATATAGGTATTGAGGAAATTGTAGGTACAGAATTTGAAAATATGGCATTTGATGCTGAAAGAGTGAATATGCCAGTCGTCAGTGATCAGCAGGTTGCAGGTGTTGATGTGAGCATCGATGAGATTTTATTCTCAGGTTCAAGTGATGCGATCCAGGCGCTGATGAACCTGCAAAATGAAGGAACACTTACGCTTTATACTGCTACAGATGAGATTGAAAAAGAATATGCCGGATTGAGGGACGACTATGTATTACCTTCTATCTTCACAGGTGGGTTACCGGCAGTTGTCGTTGATGAAGCAGTGTATGACATGCTTGCTGTAGATGTGGATGAGGAACTTCAGCGTGAGGCTTCTTTGTATGTCGGACTTACACTGGAGGATCCGGAAAGCGTTGAAAAAGCTGATGAACTGTTCCACAGCATGCCATTCAGTGATGAAGCCGGGAATGCCTCACAATATTCTATGGAACGCATGCAGAAATTGAGTATGGGCTTTATCATGTTTGTAGTCGGCTTCCTCGGCCTCACCTTCCTGATTACATCAGGCTGCATTCTTTACTTTAAGCAGGTTGAAGAAGGTGATGAAGAACAGCCGAATTACAGGATTTTGAGAAAGCTTGGCTTTACAAGACAGGACCTGTTAAAAGGTATCCTTCAAAAGCAGATCATCAACTTCGGAATCCCGCTCGCAGTAGGACTTCTGCACAGCTACTTTGCCGTCAGATCAGGCTGGTTCTTCTTCGGAACTGAATTGTGGACGCCTATGATTATTGTGATGGTGCTGTATGCCGGGCTGTATTCGATCTTTGGAATCTTGTCGGTGGTTTATTATAAGAAAGTGATCAGGACGGCTTTATGA
- a CDS encoding bacitracin ABC transporter ATP-binding protein, producing the protein MTILEAKKIHKFYGNKFTKQEVLKGIDISIQKGEFVTIMGASGSGKTTLLNVLSTIDRLSHGSLVIENEDLTKSKEKKLAEFRKHHLGFVFQDYNLLDTLTVKENILLPLSITSTSKKEAQAKFQSVAEDLGIEDIAGKYPNEISGGQKQRTSAARAFIHEPSIIFADEPTGALDSKAASDLLGKLTHLNEKRQSTIVMVSHDPVAASYSSRVIFIKDGQIYTQLNKGEESRNSFLKDIMKTQGVLGGVQYEH; encoded by the coding sequence ATGACGATACTTGAAGCAAAGAAAATCCATAAATTCTACGGCAATAAATTTACAAAGCAGGAAGTCTTAAAAGGCATTGATATCAGCATTCAAAAAGGTGAATTTGTGACCATCATGGGCGCCTCAGGCTCTGGTAAAACCACCCTTTTAAATGTACTGTCAACGATCGACCGGCTGAGTCACGGCTCACTGGTCATTGAGAACGAGGACCTGACGAAAAGTAAGGAAAAGAAGCTCGCTGAATTCAGAAAGCATCATTTAGGATTTGTTTTTCAGGATTACAACCTGCTCGACACGCTGACTGTTAAAGAAAATATTCTGCTCCCTCTCTCGATTACAAGCACTTCCAAAAAAGAAGCACAGGCTAAATTTCAAAGTGTCGCAGAGGATCTTGGGATTGAAGATATTGCAGGAAAATATCCAAACGAAATTTCAGGCGGGCAAAAGCAGAGAACATCTGCCGCGCGTGCATTTATTCACGAGCCAAGTATTATCTTTGCTGATGAACCGACTGGTGCACTTGATTCAAAAGCAGCGTCTGATCTGCTTGGTAAGCTCACTCATTTAAACGAAAAGCGTCAGTCAACGATTGTGATGGTGAGTCACGATCCGGTTGCAGCAAGCTACAGCAGTCGCGTCATCTTCATTAAAGACGGGCAAATTTACACGCAGCTGAATAAAGGCGAGGAAAGCCGCAACTCATTTCTGAAGGACATTATGAAAACGCAGGGCGTGCTTGGTGGTGTGCAGTATGAGCATTAA